A single genomic interval of Noviherbaspirillum cavernae harbors:
- a CDS encoding LysR family transcriptional regulator produces the protein MKSSYAKTQSTLALGDLELLLALVRGRTLGGAAERLKLDASTVFRSIKRIEKDVGEVLFDRGRQGYMPTDLALELAGYAERIEAQLQDAREAAFKSSGEPSGKLRITTTDTILHGLLLPVMSRFAVMHPRIELELITSNALANLSQRDADVAIRATRKPPEHLVGTRLGTMQAAVFASRSYVERSAAPLRLDEADWIALDETLADHPSVKWRRQRFPKLVTRYRCNSVLSVAGSVVWGLGVGVVPLFLMQHQRDVQIVEGPVPELETELWALAHPDIRHLQRVKLLFDFLKENVTL, from the coding sequence ATGAAATCATCGTATGCAAAAACGCAATCGACACTGGCGCTCGGCGATCTGGAACTGCTGCTCGCGCTGGTGCGGGGACGCACGCTCGGCGGAGCGGCAGAGCGCCTGAAGCTCGACGCCTCCACCGTGTTCCGCTCCATCAAGCGCATCGAGAAGGATGTGGGCGAAGTGCTGTTCGACCGCGGCAGGCAGGGCTACATGCCGACCGATCTGGCGCTGGAACTTGCGGGCTACGCGGAACGGATCGAGGCGCAGCTGCAGGATGCGCGCGAAGCGGCATTCAAGAGCAGCGGCGAACCGTCCGGCAAGCTGCGCATCACCACCACCGACACGATCCTGCACGGCTTGCTGCTGCCGGTGATGAGCCGCTTTGCCGTCATGCATCCGCGCATCGAGCTGGAACTGATCACCTCCAATGCGCTGGCGAACCTCAGCCAGCGCGACGCCGACGTCGCCATCCGCGCCACCCGCAAGCCGCCGGAGCATCTGGTCGGCACGCGGCTGGGCACGATGCAGGCGGCAGTGTTCGCCAGCCGCAGCTACGTCGAGCGCAGTGCGGCCCCGCTCAGACTCGATGAGGCGGACTGGATCGCGCTGGACGAGACGCTGGCCGATCATCCCTCGGTGAAATGGCGGCGGCAGCGGTTTCCGAAACTGGTGACCAGATACCGCTGCAACAGCGTGCTGTCGGTGGCCGGCTCGGTGGTATGGGGATTGGGCGTCGGCGTCGTGCCGCTGTTCTTGATGCAGCATCAGCGCGATGTGCAGATCGTCGAAGGGCCGGTGCCGGAACTGGAAACCGAGCTGTGGGCACTGGCGCATCCGGATATCCGGCATCTGCAGCGGGTGAAGCTCCTGTTCGATTTTCTGAAAGAGAATGTGACGCTTTAG
- a CDS encoding GDP-mannose mannosyl hydrolase → MKLDKDGFSRVIAATPLVSIDLIVRNARGEVLLGYRRNRPAQNCWFVPGGRIRKNEASQDALRRIAQAELGVALDDGRLLGVFDHFYEDNYFGMAELSTHYVVIAMECELPAGSSLRADEQHDELRWWPVDALLASTEVHENSKRYFRDTRDNGFRCAARPR, encoded by the coding sequence ATGAAACTCGACAAGGATGGATTTTCGCGCGTCATCGCCGCCACGCCACTGGTGTCGATCGACCTCATCGTGCGCAACGCGCGCGGCGAAGTGCTGCTCGGATACCGGCGCAACCGGCCGGCGCAGAATTGCTGGTTCGTGCCGGGCGGCAGGATACGCAAGAACGAAGCGTCGCAGGATGCGCTGCGGCGTATCGCGCAGGCCGAACTCGGTGTCGCGCTCGATGACGGACGCTTGCTCGGCGTGTTCGACCACTTCTACGAAGACAACTATTTCGGCATGGCGGAACTGAGCACGCATTACGTGGTGATTGCCATGGAGTGCGAATTGCCCGCCGGCAGTTCGCTGCGCGCGGACGAGCAGCACGACGAATTGCGGTGGTGGCCGGTCGATGCCTTGCTGGCCAGCACGGAGGTTCACGAAAACAGCAAGCGGTATTTCCGGGACACGCGCGACAACGGCTTCCGATGCGCAGCGCGCCCGCGGTAG
- a CDS encoding LysE/ArgO family amino acid transporter yields MPLAFYLKGFGLGGGLIIAIGSQNAHVLRMGLRRQHVGLTVLVCIVCEIALISAGVAGMGAVIGGNAALLASARWGGAAFLLWYGLRAWRAALSSDVLVTGADAPACSTRRALTTVLMLTLLNPHVYLDTVILLGSIGGQQPGNGRLWFALGAISAATVWFVALGFGARLLAPLFARPVTWRMLDFVIGVVMFGLAGSLIAGGPM; encoded by the coding sequence ATGCCTCTTGCGTTCTATCTGAAGGGATTCGGCCTGGGCGGCGGCCTGATCATTGCCATCGGCTCGCAAAACGCGCATGTGCTGCGCATGGGACTGCGGCGGCAGCATGTCGGCCTGACGGTTCTTGTCTGCATCGTGTGCGAGATCGCGCTGATCTCGGCGGGCGTTGCCGGCATGGGCGCGGTCATCGGCGGCAATGCGGCTTTGCTGGCGAGCGCGCGCTGGGGTGGTGCGGCTTTTCTGCTCTGGTACGGACTGCGCGCATGGCGCGCGGCATTGTCGAGTGATGTTCTCGTCACTGGAGCGGATGCTCCGGCATGCAGCACTCGCCGGGCATTGACGACGGTGCTGATGCTGACGCTGCTGAATCCGCATGTCTATCTGGATACCGTCATCCTGCTGGGCTCGATCGGCGGACAGCAACCCGGCAACGGCAGGCTATGGTTCGCGCTCGGGGCGATCAGCGCGGCCACGGTCTGGTTTGTCGCGCTGGGATTCGGCGCGCGGCTGCTGGCTCCCCTGTTCGCGCGGCCCGTCACATGGCGCATGCTCGACTTTGTGATCGGTGTGGTCATGTTCGGATTGGCCGGTTCGCTGATCGCGGGCGGGCCAATGTGA
- a CDS encoding HTH-type transcriptional regulator ArgP: protein MKLDSKQCEAVLAVIDGGSFEQAAVRLNLTPSAVSQRVRALEDALGMPLVVRGRPCRATQAGQRLMQYLRRAQLLEDDLQADFAAGHAGPVSIAVAVNADSLGSWFLPALAQFLIREQVLLDVTVDDQDHTYTLLETGLALGCISTERQAMRGCVAEPLGNMRYRCMASPDFRKRWFPRGMSREAARRAPVMAFNRKDRLQADFLLRHFGLPANAYSCHYVPASEPYMQAICLGLGWGMLPELQMKESRSSGALVDLSPRRPMDVGLYWHRWKVQSPRLERMSETLIEAARQVLT from the coding sequence GTGAAACTTGACTCGAAACAGTGCGAAGCGGTGCTGGCAGTCATCGATGGCGGCAGCTTTGAACAGGCGGCGGTCCGCCTGAATCTCACGCCTTCGGCGGTATCGCAGCGGGTGCGCGCACTGGAAGACGCGCTCGGCATGCCGCTGGTGGTGCGCGGACGGCCATGCAGGGCGACACAGGCCGGCCAGCGCCTGATGCAGTACCTGCGGCGCGCGCAACTGCTGGAGGACGATCTGCAGGCGGACTTCGCCGCCGGACATGCGGGGCCCGTCAGCATCGCCGTCGCGGTCAACGCCGACAGTCTGGGCAGCTGGTTCCTGCCTGCCCTGGCGCAGTTCCTGATCCGCGAACAGGTCCTGCTCGACGTGACGGTGGATGATCAGGACCATACCTACACGCTGCTCGAGACGGGGCTCGCGCTCGGATGCATCTCGACCGAACGGCAGGCCATGCGCGGCTGCGTGGCGGAGCCGCTGGGAAACATGCGTTACCGCTGCATGGCATCCCCCGATTTTCGCAAACGGTGGTTCCCGCGTGGCATGAGCCGGGAGGCGGCACGCCGGGCGCCGGTGATGGCATTCAACCGCAAGGACAGGCTGCAGGCGGATTTCCTGCTGCGGCACTTCGGCCTGCCGGCAAACGCATACAGCTGTCACTATGTGCCGGCATCCGAGCCGTACATGCAGGCGATCTGCCTCGGACTGGGCTGGGGGATGCTGCCCGAGCTGCAGATGAAGGAATCGAGGTCGAGCGGCGCGCTGGTGGATCTGTCCCCGCGCCGTCCGATGGACGTGGGACTGTACTGGCATCGGTGGAAGGTGCAGTCGCCGCGACTTGAAAGAATGTCCGAAACGCTGATCGAGGCGGCGCGTCAGGTGTTGACGTAA
- a CDS encoding L,D-transpeptidase, with protein MPRILIRAREQTLELIDDHGVVARRYAVSTASNGLGEQQGSNCTPRGRHVVRAKIGGGMPANTVFRGRRPTGELYSTELAQQQPGRDWILTRILWLSGCEPGFNRLGEVDTMRRYIYIHGCPDSEPMGTPCSHGCVRMRNAEIIELFELVPAGTPVEIRE; from the coding sequence ATGCCCCGCATCCTGATCCGCGCCAGGGAACAGACGCTTGAACTGATCGACGACCACGGCGTCGTCGCCAGGCGCTATGCCGTCTCGACCGCCAGCAACGGGCTGGGCGAGCAGCAGGGCAGCAACTGCACGCCGCGCGGCCGTCACGTCGTGCGCGCAAAAATCGGCGGCGGGATGCCGGCCAATACCGTGTTCCGCGGCCGTCGGCCGACCGGCGAACTGTATTCCACCGAACTGGCGCAGCAGCAGCCGGGGCGCGACTGGATACTGACGCGCATCCTGTGGCTGTCCGGCTGCGAGCCGGGCTTCAACCGGCTGGGCGAGGTCGATACCATGCGGCGCTACATCTACATCCACGGTTGCCCCGACAGCGAGCCGATGGGCACGCCCTGCTCCCACGGCTGCGTGCGCATGCGCAATGCGGAGATCATCGAGCTGTTCGAGCTGGTGCCGGCCGGCACGCCGGTGGAAATCCGCGAATAG
- a CDS encoding pyridoxamine 5'-phosphate oxidase family protein, whose translation MFGAPGEASLLKERDHIDASYRALIEASPFLALATCGPHGMDCSPRGDPRGLVRVRDEKTIILPDRRGNNRLDSLRNVVHNPQLALLFLIPGLGETVRVNGRAVISADPALLAEYEMDGKLPKVALVITVDAVYFQCSRAVLRAELWNPARHADPSTLPTPGRILAEASASRIDAARYDRELAGRIKDSLY comes from the coding sequence ATGTTCGGCGCGCCCGGCGAGGCATCGCTGCTCAAGGAACGCGACCATATCGATGCCAGCTACCGCGCGCTGATCGAGGCGTCGCCCTTTCTCGCGCTGGCCACCTGCGGGCCGCACGGCATGGATTGCTCGCCGCGCGGCGACCCGCGCGGGCTGGTGCGCGTGCGCGATGAAAAGACGATCATCCTGCCCGACCGGCGCGGCAACAACCGCCTCGACAGCCTGCGCAATGTCGTGCACAACCCGCAGCTGGCGCTGTTGTTCCTGATCCCGGGGCTGGGCGAAACGGTGCGCGTCAACGGCCGCGCCGTCATCAGCGCCGATCCGGCCTTGCTGGCGGAATATGAAATGGATGGCAAGCTGCCGAAAGTCGCGCTGGTGATCACGGTCGATGCCGTGTACTTCCAGTGCAGCCGCGCGGTGCTGCGCGCCGAGCTGTGGAATCCGGCAAGGCACGCCGATCCATCCACGCTGCCCACGCCCGGCAGAATCCTGGCGGAGGCGAGCGCATCCCGCATCGACGCCGCGCGCTACGACCGCGAACTCGCGGGGCGGATCAAGGACTCGCTGTATTGA
- a CDS encoding AzlC family ABC transporter permease translates to MSHPTRTSSFAAGARDTLPMMIGAAPFGIIFGTLVASGPLAAWQGQLMSMSVFAGSSQFIAIGLVAAHAGMLVIWFTTFIVNLRHMLYAATLLPHVAHLNARWRLALGFLLTDETFAVMNGYYRRHPDAPLGHWYFLGSGLSMYINWQLWTLVGLLFGAVFPQLQTLGLDFAMVATFIAIVVPQLNNMPRFAAALAAGICAWVFRDLPYKLGLLSAVLAGVTVGISLLHWRAKGDVEREGAA, encoded by the coding sequence ATGTCCCACCCCACCCGCACAAGCAGTTTCGCCGCCGGCGCGCGCGACACGCTGCCGATGATGATCGGCGCCGCGCCCTTCGGCATCATCTTCGGCACGCTGGTCGCGTCCGGTCCGCTGGCCGCATGGCAGGGGCAGTTGATGTCGATGAGCGTGTTCGCCGGCTCCAGCCAGTTCATCGCGATCGGTCTGGTGGCCGCGCATGCCGGCATGCTGGTGATCTGGTTCACCACCTTCATCGTCAACCTGCGCCACATGCTGTACGCCGCCACGCTGCTGCCGCATGTCGCGCACCTGAACGCGCGCTGGCGGCTTGCGCTCGGTTTCCTGCTGACGGATGAAACCTTCGCGGTGATGAACGGCTATTACCGCCGCCATCCCGATGCGCCGCTCGGCCACTGGTATTTCCTCGGTTCGGGCCTTTCGATGTACATCAACTGGCAATTGTGGACGCTGGTGGGCCTGCTGTTCGGTGCGGTCTTTCCGCAGCTGCAGACGCTCGGCCTCGATTTCGCGATGGTCGCGACCTTCATTGCCATCGTGGTGCCGCAGTTGAACAACATGCCGAGGTTTGCCGCCGCGCTGGCGGCCGGCATCTGTGCCTGGGTGTTCCGCGATTTGCCGTACAAGCTCGGCCTGCTGTCCGCCGTGCTGGCCGGCGTGACGGTCGGCATCTCGCTGCTGCACTGGCGCGCCAAGGGCGACGTCGAACGGGAGGGCGCGGCATGA
- a CDS encoding AzlD domain-containing protein, giving the protein MSYTWMIIGMALVTAFIKAAIFMLGDRIVFPPLLKEALSFVPVTVLTAIIVPMVLAPHGGGMELTWRNPQLVASIAAVAACAVTRRQLLIIVVGLGVFFGWQLGVLG; this is encoded by the coding sequence ATGAGCTACACGTGGATGATCATCGGCATGGCGCTGGTAACCGCGTTCATCAAGGCGGCCATCTTCATGCTCGGCGACCGCATCGTGTTCCCGCCGCTGCTGAAGGAGGCGCTGAGCTTCGTGCCGGTCACCGTGCTGACCGCGATCATCGTGCCGATGGTGCTGGCGCCGCATGGCGGCGGGATGGAGCTGACCTGGCGCAATCCGCAACTGGTGGCATCAATCGCGGCGGTGGCGGCATGCGCGGTGACCAGACGACAGCTGCTGATCATCGTGGTCGGCCTGGGCGTGTTCTTCGGCTGGCAGTTGGGGGTGCTGGGGTAG
- a CDS encoding VOC family protein, whose product MFDHVKFGVSDYAASKAFFLKALEPLGVAVVSEGVPTYGVELSPPDGKVSLCMFQTEEKPAHLHLAFTAENRQQVEAFYRAALAAGGKDNGAPGLRPHYHANYYAAFVIGPDGHNIEVVCNEPET is encoded by the coding sequence ATGTTTGACCACGTCAAATTCGGCGTCAGCGACTATGCAGCGAGCAAAGCGTTCTTCCTCAAGGCACTCGAACCGCTCGGCGTAGCTGTTGTCTCGGAGGGGGTGCCGACGTACGGTGTCGAGCTGAGCCCACCAGATGGTAAGGTTTCATTGTGCATGTTCCAAACCGAGGAGAAGCCGGCGCATCTTCACTTGGCGTTCACGGCCGAGAATCGCCAGCAGGTCGAAGCTTTCTATCGCGCGGCTCTGGCGGCGGGTGGCAAAGACAATGGTGCGCCTGGTCTGCGCCCGCACTACCACGCGAACTACTATGCAGCTTTCGTCATTGGTCCGGACGGGCACAACATCGAAGTGGTTTGCAACGAACCCGAGACCTGA
- a CDS encoding DUF2199 domain-containing protein: MINSAESFVCSVCGQSHGGLSTDTAFTLPDVVWAIPESERDQHSKWTSDLCQMGERYFIRCLLPISFIDQPGYYGWGVWAEVDWPVFNRYLEIYEADGSAEPPASGLLSNEVAAYGETVGLPVSIQFGPSGQRPTLSFTEGEDHRFAREAASGMSNSRYHEVLAVRGHK; this comes from the coding sequence ATGATTAACTCAGCCGAATCTTTCGTTTGTTCCGTTTGCGGGCAGTCCCACGGCGGCCTGTCTACTGACACAGCGTTCACGTTGCCGGATGTCGTCTGGGCGATTCCTGAGTCTGAGCGCGATCAGCATTCCAAGTGGACTAGCGACCTCTGCCAAATGGGCGAGAGGTACTTCATTCGCTGCTTGTTGCCAATCAGCTTCATTGACCAGCCAGGCTACTACGGCTGGGGTGTATGGGCAGAAGTCGATTGGCCCGTTTTCAACCGATACCTAGAAATCTACGAAGCAGACGGATCGGCAGAACCGCCAGCTTCGGGACTGCTTTCCAATGAAGTTGCCGCCTACGGAGAAACCGTCGGGCTACCGGTCAGCATTCAGTTTGGACCTAGTGGCCAGAGGCCGACTCTCTCATTCACTGAAGGCGAGGACCATCGCTTCGCGCGCGAGGCTGCGAGCGGAATGTCAAACTCTAGGTATCACGAGGTTCTTGCCGTTCGGGGGCACAAATGA
- a CDS encoding SET domain-containing protein — MTPSDRTPPATAETAPDATPNAAPNATPHAPSGKPLYSVRDSRIHGRGVFAARKIAAGTQIIEYEGERVSWKEADRRHNASNPDSTHTFFFSLESGRVIDGGSQGNDARWINHACAPNCEAREENKRIFIYALRDIKRGEELNYDYGLVLDERHTAKLKRSYQCLCGAATCRGTMLAPKKR; from the coding sequence ATGACACCTTCCGACCGCACCCCGCCCGCCACAGCCGAAACCGCACCCGATGCAACGCCCAACGCCGCGCCCAACGCGACGCCCCATGCACCATCCGGCAAGCCGCTCTACAGCGTCAGGGATTCCAGAATCCACGGCAGGGGCGTGTTCGCGGCCCGCAAGATCGCGGCGGGAACGCAGATCATCGAGTACGAAGGCGAGCGCGTCAGCTGGAAGGAGGCGGATCGCCGCCACAACGCCAGCAATCCGGATTCCACCCACACCTTCTTCTTCAGCCTCGAGAGCGGCCGCGTGATCGACGGCGGCAGCCAGGGCAACGATGCGCGCTGGATCAACCATGCCTGCGCGCCAAACTGCGAGGCGCGCGAAGAGAACAAGCGCATCTTCATCTACGCCCTGCGCGACATCAAGCGCGGCGAGGAACTCAACTACGACTACGGGCTGGTGCTCGACGAACGCCACACGGCGAAGCTCAAGCGCAGCTACCAGTGCCTGTGCGGCGCGGCGACGTGCCGCGGCACCATGCTGGCGCCGAAGAAGCGCTGA